In Misgurnus anguillicaudatus unplaced genomic scaffold, ASM2758022v2 HiC_scaffold_26, whole genome shotgun sequence, the following proteins share a genomic window:
- the LOC141362425 gene encoding uncharacterized protein, with the protein MGKSKLAPRQVHTVPRLELCASVLAVELADMLLYELDIEIHKVKYYTDSRVVLGYINNTSRRFYVYVANRVARIRKSSEPRQWHFVSTENNPADHGTRHVPASLLSSTNWFTGPDFLRKSDGECPVQPNSFQLVEPATDIEVRPQVSTFATTTVTNSLGSHRFERFSSWKRLTQAIAKLIEKVRSVSKASDSNEPEMDALTQAKLVIVRTVQGETFEKEIKTLNRREDILKHSPLKNLNVFLDKEGLVRVGGRVTSAEITQEQSQPIVIPKKHHIAALLVQFYHEQVVHQGRHITEGAIRSAGLWILGEKRFVTNLLNKCTTCRRLRGNVQQQKMADIPADRLIQTPPFTHVGVDIFGPWNISIRRTRGGVLENKRWAVMFTCLVTQAVHIEVVESLSTSSFINALRRFLAIRGPTKLFRSDCGTNFVGACKELQISSEDPELQSYLKNETCTWKFNPPHSSHMGGVWERMIGVARRILDGMLLKVHSPNLTHEVLVTLMAEVTAIMNGRPLVPVSSDPQQPDLLTPSALLTQKICPVSIPPGDFDPKDLYRKQWKQVQSLANSFWKRWREEYLATLQPRRKWQADQPNLAIGDVVLLKDNQVKRNVWPTGLIVKTYPGQDKRVRKVDVRIIKEGTPKVYTRPISEIVLLVKG; encoded by the coding sequence ATGGGCAAGTCCAAATTAGCTCCTAGACAAGTCCACACTGTACCTCGCTTGGAGCTATGTGCTTCAGTTCTGGCGGTGGAGCTAGCAGACATGCTTCTGTATGAACTTGACATTGAAATACACAAAGTAAAATACTACACTGATAGCCGAGTAGTCTTAGGCTACATCAACAATACCAGCCGTAGGTTCTATGTGTACGTCGCCAACCGTGTTGCTCGGATTAGAAAGTCATCTGAACCCAGGCAGTGGCACTTTGTGAGCACAGAAAACAATCCTGCCGATCATGGAACACGACATGTGCCGGCTTCACTACTGAGTTCTACCAATTGGTTTACTGGTCCTGACTTCTTGAGGAAAAGTGATGGAGAGTGTCCTGTGCAACCAAACAGCTTTCAACTTGTTGAACCTGCCACAGACATTGAAGTCCGCCCACAAGTCTCAACATTTGCAACTACAACTGTGACAAATTCGCTCGGCTCACACAGATTTGAGCGGTTTTCCAGTTGGAAACGTCTTACACAAGCTATCGCCAAACTCATTGAAAAGGTCAGATCTGTCTCAAAAGCTTCTGATTCAAATGAACCTGAGATGGACGCTCTAACTCAAGCAAAGTTAGTTATTGTACGAACTGTTCAAGGTGAGACATTtgaaaaggaaataaaaacgTTGAACAGAAGAGAGGACATACTGAAACACAGTCCACTGAAGAATCTCAATGTGTTTTTGGACAAAGAAGGACTGGTGCGAGTAGGAGGACGTGTGACTTCTGCTGAAATAACTCAAGAACAAAGCCAGCCCATCGTTATTCCAAAAAAGCATCACATTGCCGCTTTACTGGTTCAGTTCTATCATGAACAGGTTGTACACCAAGGTAGACACATCACAGAAGGAGCCATCAGGTCTGCTGGACTGTGGATCCTTGGAGAAAAAAGGTTTGTGACAAATCTTCTCAACAAATGTACGACCTGCCGCAGGTTAAGAGGAAATGTACAACAACAAAAGATGGCAGACATTCCAGCTGATCGTCTCATCCAAACTCCTCCTTTCACACATGTCGGAGTGGACATATTTGGTCCATGGAACATCAGCATCCGCCGGACAAGAGGTGGAGTGTTAGAAAACAAACGCTGGGCAGTAATGTTTACCTGTTTAGTCACACAAGCTGTTCACATTGAGGTAGTTGAGTCCCTCTCTACTTCAAGTTTCATAAATGCTCTCAGAAGGTTCCTGGCCATAAGAGGCCCCACCAAGCTCTTTCGATCAGATTGTGGAACGAATTTTGTTGGAGCGTGCAAAGAGCTTCAAATAAGTTCAGAAGATCCAGAGCTTCAATCCTACCTCAAAAATGAGACATGCACTTGGAAGTTTAACCCACCTCACTCCTCTCACATGGGAGGGGTGTGGGAAAGAATGATCGGAGTGGCCCGACGTATTTTGGACGGTATGCTGCTGAAAGTTCACTCTCCAAATCTGACTCACGAAGTACTTGTGACGCTCATGGCAGAGGTAACAGCCATAATGAATGGCCGTCCATTAGTACCCGTGTCATCCGATCCTCAGCAACCTGATTTGTTGACTCCAAGCGCTCTTCTCACTCAGAAAATCTGTCCCGTCTCTATTCCTCCTGGAGACTTTGATCCAAAGGACTTGTACCGTAAGCAATGGAAACAGGTGCAAAGTCTTGCCAACTCATTCTGGAAAAGATGGCGAGAAGAGTATCTTGCTACCCTTCAACCAAGAAGAAAATGGCAAGCGGATCAACCAAACTTAGCCATTGGTGACGTTGTTCTCCTGAAGGACAATCAGGTCAAAAGAAACGTATGGCCTACTGGACTTATTGTGAAAACGTATCCTGGTCAAGATAAAAGAGTACGTAAAGTAGATGTGCGCATAATAAAAGAAGGTACTCCTAAGGTGTACACAAGACCTATTTCAGAAATTGTGTTGTTAGTTAAGGGTTAA